The Paenibacillus sp. 481 DNA window ATGGTTCCAACAATGCATTCATCATTTATTTCAACTTTCTGCGAATAGCGTTTAATTTCGTAACTAATTGCTTGTAAAATTGATACGCTTCCTCACCGTTAGCCAACTCGACTTTCTCGTACTCCAAGCTGTCGCGCGCTTCGAGGAACGCCGAGTACAGCTCTTCCAGCTTCTCCAAGAGCGGCGTAACGTCTTCAGACGCCGTCAACTCGCCAGCACGTCGTGTCGCCTTGCGCATAAGCGTGCTGCGGCTTTTTTCATCCAAAGCACGGAACTGCTCGTACACCTCGAACTCCACGTAACTACGAATTTTCATCAGATTCGCAAACGGCTCCCATGCCTCTTCCTCTGGATCGCGATCGTAGACGAATAGCGCACCTTTTTTGCAAATCGTCCCTGTATACAATGCTTCGATAAATTGATCCTGCAACTTCTCCTCATCCTGATGCAAGCTAAGCACTTGCTCCAATTCAGCCGCCTTCGCACGAATCGCTTCATACTTCGCCAACTCTTCACGAACACGGTCAATCAATTCAGGAGTACGGATCAAGTTCTCCTTCGCCAACTCTTCATTAATGCTGCCAAAAATATCTTTCGTCGCTTCTGGCTCAAGCCCATCCGTCAGCATACGCTTCAAGTCGATAAATGCCCGCTTCACCTCGCCCAAATTCGGCTTCGATGCTTGCAGCTGCATATCGTAGCCACCAAGCACTTTTGCCAGATCAAATGGCTTCGTAAATTTAACTTCAAAGCGATTGCTCGTGTTGTGATCTACGCCTTTTTCCACAATGACTTTCAACTCAAGTGCCTTGTCGAATGCTGCCCGAATACGCCCATTGTAATCTTGGACACGCGAATTCACATACGTATCTCCCCACGATTTTTGTGGAATCGGTGACGGCAAATACGTCCAGTTCACTTTGTCCGTCTGCACAAGATGTCGTCCAATGCCTTCCTTGTCCAAAATCGTCCGCTCGTAGCTTTCCTCGTACACTTTAAGCGGTGTATAGACGAACAACGGCACGCCGTTTTTCGTATTCAACCAGAAAATACGGTTCTTCACGTTGCTCTCTTTAATCGTAAAGTGAGATTTACCTACCGAATTGTTCTGATAGTTGCGAATCCCCTTCAAAATGCTAGGTGCCTGCAACGGTACCGATACGAAGCCCCATGACGGGAAGTACAAGTTGCCGGAGCTGTTACTTAAATGGAATACCGGAACAGCTTCGTCATCCAGCTTGCTCGCAATGTTGCGCTCGACAAACTTTTCAATCGACTCATCGTGACCGAATTTCATAATTAAGAACTCTTCCATCGATTGCGTAATTAAGTCGCCAAACTTATCGGTCAAAAATTCGGAAATCGAGCTAACGATGTCGATATCCTGCTCTTTAATCCATTGATCCGAGTGTTCCAACAGTTCAGTAGCAAAATCACGAATCAGATCGTCGACTTCTTTTTGCTCCATCACTTTGCTAATCGTTTTGGCGATGTCCGGCACACTGACGATATTCCAGTAATACGTGCGATTGCCTTTATGGTCGGTCTGTTCATCACCGTTAATCAAAATGTCGCCATTCTTATCGAAGATCGAATTAAGGGCATTCAATATTTCGGTATACACACTATAAATCCGGTTGTTCTCTCTATTTAGCAGCGCATGCAAATCTTCGTAGAACTCGATCATTTGCTCGGTACGTTCCAAATCCGCATGCAACCAATATTCGTTTATTTTTGCATCGATATAGAAGTTCTTCTTCTTATCCTTTGACACAAATGCACTCTTCGCATCCCCCAGCTTCTGCATCGCTTGCTCTTGCGCCGTTTCGATGTCGCGTGGGATATGGTGCAGATTTTCCTTCAGCGTTTCAATGTACGAGAGCAGCATCTTCAGCAAGCAGAACCCTTTTTCCGTATGAATAAGCCGTGATACGTAGAACGGTCCTTGCTCGGGATGAAGGAACATACGGCGAATTTGGTCGGTAAACTGTCCGACAATTTCACCTGGCAACTGTTTCTTCGCTTTAATGTACTCCTCGCGGGCACGCGCCAAGAAGCTCTGCTCCAGCTCGGTGTCCATGTTGACGACTTGCATTTTCACCACGTTGTTGTAGCTTAAGCGCTCGCTATTTTCATAGCCCGGTAACGGCTCTGGGACGCGTGATTCAAACGTTTTGACCATCGTATCGAGATCAAGGCCCAGCTTGCGGGCGAACTTCTCAACATCGTCCTGAGTCGGTGCTTTTTCGAACATTTTGTCCATTTTGCTAAACAGGCGATAGCCCAAATATGTCGTCATCTCTTCGATCGGCAGCACAGCCGAAGAAGCACCGATGATGTTGTACTCATAGTTGGCTGGGTACGCCTTATTCATTTGCGCGATATTCGTCCGAATGTTGCTGATATAGTCGTGAATTGCGAACTCTTCACCAGACTGCTTCTCCTCGCTGGAAATGAAGTTCGTGATGTTCTCAGCCGTTACGTTCATGCAATAGTCATAGGCGTTCTCAAGCAGCTTGCCTTCGGTATTCGTCGCCGAAATGAGATGGCATAAGTTGAATGGCGCTAACGGTGAATTAACCGTCAAAATATTGCCGTAACGCTGCTGGAACCGCTCACCACGGCTGTCTACGTTCATCCAGTAGTCCAGCTCTTTCAATGCAGCATAGCCGTTCTTCTTAATATACTCGCGCGTATGCTCGCTCAAGCTGCGGTTCGATAAGTTCACGTCCGGCGTAAACAAATAGCCGAGTGTGTTGACGCGGTCAATGCCCGCCGAACCGTGGTCGCGCTCAATAATACCTCGTACAATGTACGAAATGTCGAGGAAGCAGCCACTACCTGTTCCGCCAGATAAACCTGTCAGCAGGAACACCATCAGCTTCTTGTTCGTGCCGACCGACAACGTTTTAATTTTTTTGTCGATCGCCTGTACGACTTGATTGATCTTTGTGAACAACAGCAAGCGGCCCGCTTGGCGGACACCTGCCGCACCGTTCATGCCGTCCGTAATGCTGAGCTCTGGCGACAGCCAATCCGTAATGTACGGCTCCAAAATGCTGCGGTTCTGCAGCAGCCCGCCGATCTCGGCATTGGAGAGCAGCACAAATTCATTTAACGGGTCGAGTCCGATCCCTTTATATCGCTTGCCGCGATCCTGCTCATTCGTTTCAAACGCTAGAAACTCTACATTAGCTGGCTTATCAAGCTTCTTTTTCGAAATCGGATCTTGTGGAAGCTTAAAGCGGCGGTTAATTTGATATTTTAAGCGCAGCAGCGCATCGATCCCTGTGCCGCCTAGCCCGATAATAAGTATCGGGTTGTCGATCGTATCGACACGAATCTTTTCACTGACAATGCCACCGCCAAGTGATACATCCAACTGTTGAATATGTTCGCGCACTACCGGTTTCATTTCATTTCCTCCTAGGCTGTAAGTTCTAACAACTCAATCCATTCCATTCACTGTATGACACGCTGTATTACACGCTAATTTACACGAGATATTCGATCAAAATAGTCTTATCCACGTTACGCAGCGGAACCGTAATTCGATCGCCGCTCTTCAGTTCATAGCCGCTGCTCGTGTCGATTGCACGACCTGACTTCTCAATCGTACTGTCCGCGCCGCTGCGCAGCATGATGCGGTCGTTCTTGCTTGGAACGAATACAATCTTGTCGGTTTCCTTCAATTCCGCAGCAAGTTGAAGCACTTGATGGAGATTGAATTTGCCTTTAAAGCCCGTCAACTTCCTATATTGCGGATGCGTCTTTTCGCCTGTATTTTCATCACGGATTTCAATGACAAGTTGACCAACGAAGCCCCGTGTTGTCTTTTTGTACGCTGCATATGCGAAATATGCGGCAACAGCAACCACGATAGCTATTCCTGTCCCGATCACAACCGTTCCGACAGGAAAGCCTTCGTCTGACTCGGATGCCGAGCCTGAACCTGATTTGCTCGATCCCGCTGTTCCGTTGCCCGATTTGGCACTAATCTTGACTGGCTTCGTTTCCCGATAGAAGCTCTGCTCCTCGGCTCTTACTTTTAATTCATAGTCATGCTTCTCTGCAATTTGGTACGTTCCGGCAAAATGATCACCGTCATGCTTCAGCTTTATTTCTTCGACGTCACCTGTATCCACATCTTTAACATGCAGCACAGCATTCATATTTTTGTAAAGCTCCGAGTTCTGTACCTTCTGCCCGTTGCTTACTAACTGAGCGCGAATGTCAATCTCGTCGCCTTGCTTATATGTTTTCGCTGGAATCGGCTCCATCGTCAATTCCATGTCGTAGTTAAATACAAGATTAATATCAATATTGTCTTGGGAAACTCCTTTGACTTCCAACTTCCAATCGCCTTGCTCTGGTTGAAGCAGCTTCAATAAGCTGTAGCTCTTCGACTTCGCCAGCATCACATCTTGGGAAGGAATCGTCCTGCTCTTACCCGCAGGGTCAGTCAACCTAACCTCAACAGGCTTCGCTGACATAATCGAAATGTTCGCTTCCAGTACGTTAGCATTGGGTACGTTAATCGTCACTTCTTGAAAGGAGCCATTTCCTTTCATCGATTGGATCGGTACCATTTTAAGCTTAAGATGGCTAGCGAAAATTTCACTCAATATACGCGGCAAGTCGTCCGCTGAATCCGTAATAAACGATTTTGCCCCTGTCTTGTTGGCGATATCGGCCAATACGTTCTTATTTAATTTCCCATCGGCATTGAGCCCGATCGTATACACCGGAATGCCTTGCTTTTTCGCATCCGCTACCGCTTGGCTTAACTCCTCGTCGGATTGTTCCTGCGTTCGGGAAGATTTTTTGTTCAAATAATTGTTTCCATCAGCCAATAAGACAATCATCGGTTCATGAGCAGGATCAGCGCCACGTTTAAGCAGCTTTACCGCTTCCTTAACCCCCACCGCATTATCGGTGTACGCACCGCGATTAAGCTGATCAATAAATTGCTTCAGCTCTTGCTTATCCCCAGCTGATTGAATTTCTAGCAGCGCCTTTTCACGTTCGATCTTATCGGTGTATGCGACAATCCCGACTCTGTCCCCCTGTGTGGACAACATGTCGATAAACATCTTCATCGCCTCGTTGCCGATTTTGTTGGCATCGCTGGTGTTCATCGAATTGCTGACATCCACGACGAGCATAGCGTCAATCTTGGAAGATTGCTGCGTAGCAGCGCTTGCTACTGGTAGGCTGCCGATAAGTGGCGCCATAAACATTGAAATGATAAGCAGCAGCTGAACGATAATGTATGCTGGTGCTTTTCGTGATTTTTGTGATTGTGCTGTCATCTGCGCTCTCCCCGCTCTTCGAAGCATATAAATACTCCTTTTTATAGGTTGATAGTTAACTCGTTGTTTCTCGGTCGAACAATGCCGATGCCAGTACTGCTACTGAATACTAGTAGTACGAGTACTACTACTGATACCGACCCGACAAAATTCTAACAAAATCTTTTAAGAAATGACAATATAATTACTAATTCTACCATACCTATGACGGTGTGCTATAATGTTAACCTAATAACTTGAACATTATTTACGATTATGGTTAGCTAGCTGTTAAGTAGTAGCTAGGCTATACTACCTACTTATACAATCAGCAAAAGGAAGGTTCCCTCTATGATTGGATACGGATTTTTGAGTATTTTGTTTCTTTTTGTCGTCGTAAAGCTGATTATTTCTTATTACCATCGCAAGCATACGCCAGCGCCAGAAGAAATAGATCGTCGTCTGCTTGCCATGCTGAACCCAGAGCGTGATTACAAATGAAAAAACAACCTGTACATTTTAAGCCCTATCATATAACGAGATATGCGTACCAAAAGTTAAAAACTTGCAACAAGTGTACTCAGTTCACGGTGCTGCAAGAGCAGCAATGTACGTTTTGCGGCAAATCGGCACTCACCTCTATTGAGAAGAAGGCTGCCCGCCTTGCGAACCGCTCCAGATGGACAACTAGACTTATCGCGACTGTGTTGGCACTAGGTAGTGTCGTATTTAGCGACACACGAGAGCAAGCTGTCATCTGCGCACTGGCAGGAGCTCTGCTTGTGACCCTGCTCTGGCTATTCCAGCGGAAGAACGCGGCGATTGACGTTCATCGTCACCTCGACGCGCTCATCCACCGTGAGCAGAGCCTCATTATGAACGGCTTATATCGCAATTGGGAAACATCAATTGCCTCATGGGAACACGATAAGCAGCTCACGTATGAGCAGCTGCGCGAAATTGCTACGCTAATACGAAACGACAAAATCCGGTTGCAGCAGCTCGCCCTGCTCCACTTCTTTATCTTGCGTAAAGATATGGATTTGCAGCTGGACTCGCTCATGATAAATCACTATGACCCTCTGCTGGTCGATTACATTAGCGAAGTAGCCAAGGTTAAACGTGAACTTATTAAAGATGCGACGTTCCGTTACACCGTGTCCTTCGAGCCCGAAATTCTCGGCATGACGCGCGGCGTTGACAGCTTAGCAGCCATCGCTGGCGCAGCTGTTCGCTCGAAGCACTATGTGCTGGCGTACCCGAACTTTGTACGGCGCTACGCGCACAAGTTGCCGAAGGACCGCTTCCTGCGGCTGTATCGGATGATGGTGCAATATCCGCATGAGCCTTGGGGCGGCTTGTTCGATGAGGTTCATCGCATCCAACGTGAACAGTATCAATGGGACGCTGACTTTCAATAAAAGTCCATTCCATAGGACGAGCATCTGGAACGCAACCCCTTAGTAATTTAAATTCCATTTTATAGGAATTTATTGTATTATACGTTTGCATAGCACATAACCGAGTAGTTCCGCACAGCATAGCCCAACTTGGCTCTAACAAGTTGGGCTATTTTTATTCCTTTTAAAGGGTTACAGCGTGACACTGTCCTATATCCATTCAAGCTACTGTCGAATAGTTTATCGTACTAGACTTTTGAGGAGGATGAATGATGTCACAGTTTCAGCTTAATGGGATCGTTGGCGGCAAGTGTCCAATTAACGTCGGTCCTGGTAAAACCGTATTGCTGCAACAGATTGTAATTGGGGTTCCGAACGGGCAGAAGCTCATATTGAGGGATCTTAACTTTTTACTTAATAATGATGCTTTCTCGCTTAAAATAGAGGCAGAACCTTCACCTGGTAAGTTCATTGCAAAAGGTGGGTTTGGCGAGTTAACACCGAATAAAGTGTTATTCAACAACGATTCTGGGGCCGATGTCCTTATCTTTTTCCTTGTCAGCGCGATAAACACAGCCAAAAACACACGCTCCTTAAGCCGCTCAGATAGCTGGCATATGACGCTTGTCCGAAAGTAAGATTCACGTAGGCACATAGATACACGTAGCATCTGGGTATCTCAACAGTCAAATTACTCGCCCATCATGGACGAAAAATCCGCTATTGAGTTAAAAAATGCACCGCCCCACTCTTAAGTCAATTAAGAAGGTCGAGTTCAGACGTCCATCCTAACCCGAACTCGACCTTTTTTTGAACATCAACTCTTTAAGTAGCTGTTCGACTGTGGCTGAACACTGCTTGTGGGACAACCCCGTGAAAGCAGGCGTGTAAGCACTCACGCGTCCAAAGCAAAAAGCCGACCTCATGAATAAGATCGGCTTCCATATTAGCCCTAGCCGTTAGTCTTTGGACTGATTCGGACTTGTGTTGACAAGCACAGTCAATTTCTTTTCGCTCTTGACCATTGGAGATTTACATTGGGGGCAAGTCGGCTCACTGGCGAAGGAGAAGTTGTCCCTCATCCACCCTTTACACTCATCGTTTGTGCAAGACCATATGGAAGTGACTTCTTCAACCATTTCATCTTGAGGCTTTTTCCGAGAATTGTACATGGACCGTCCCTCTTTCTATTCTGGACTCATAAGCCTTAAAATTAAATGCCCCAAACACGGTTTGTTCGGGGCATTATGATTAGGCCTACGGCTAATTTCAATACTCTTATTATAACACATTTTACCGAAAATATGAATAATAATACTCGCCTTTTCGTCCTCACATAACGAGGATGTCTACACTACACATTTTTGTTGAATAATTTTCCAATACGATTTATGATGTTAGTGATTGATTAATCACTAACAGTTCAGCACATACAGAGAGGAGCTAGGGCATGGCAACGAATAATAGCAAAAAAGGCACCCCACAAGCTAAAATTAACCGCCGCGAAGATATTATTGAAGCGGCTGTTGCAGTGTTTTCCGAGCTAGGCTATTACCGTGCCACGACAGCACAAATTGCCGAACGGGCAGGTATTTCGCAGCCCTACGTATTTAAATTTTTCGAAAGCAAAGAGGGCCTATTTATTGCGGCCTTGGAACGTTCATGCGAACGTATCGTGGACGCCTTTAATCGGATCGAAGCTCCATTTGATCAATTGGAGGCCCATATGGCAGAAGCCTATACAGAACTGACCAACCTGTATCGCAAAGAAATTATTCTTCAGGTTCAAGCTCAAGCGATCCCTGACGAACCCATCCGTCAAGCCATGCGTGCCTCATTCCAGCGCGTACACGATGCTATACTCGAACGTTTTACAGCAGCAGGCTTAGAGCAACCTGAAACAAGAACGTTTTACTTCTTATCCGTCGGCATGCTGCTTAATGTCATTACGGTACTTGATATGCCTCATCTTAAACCTTGCTGACGATACAACATCGTTCAGCCTTTTTTCCGAGTATTTGTGATTGATTAATCAATAAATAACGATAAAGGTGATCATAATGAAAAAATGGGAACTCGGACTACTACTCTTCTGTTCACTCGCAATTGCCGGTTATGCAATCGCTCAATACACGTTCATTGATGCAAGTCACAATTCATTTTTAACCAGTAAAATCGCAATCATGGGGCAGCTAAAATCCATTTGGTATATCGTCCTATACATTCATATTTGCAGCAGCCTGTTCCCGCTTGTCCTTGGACCTTTTCTCCTGTATGAAAAATGGAGACAACGCTGGCTAAGAGCACACCGTATGGCAGGCAAGATCTATGTAGTTAGCATTGCCTTCGGGGGAATAAGCGGACTCTACTTAGCCATGTATGCAACGGGAGGGCCAGTATCTAGATTAGGCTTCGCAGCATTATCTATCGCGTGGATGCTTTGCACGTTCATGGCCTTTCGCCGTATTTTGCAAAAAGACATTCAGGCTCATCGCCGCTGGATGATTCGCAGCTTTGCACTTACGCTCGCAAGCGTGACGTTGCGTATATGGATTCCCCTCTTTCTATTTGTATTCGGGGGCGAGGCTTTTGAGACCAGCTATATCGTCATCGCTTGGCTGTGCTGGGTTCCTAACCTGCTCATAGCCGAATGGTATATGCGCAGGCGGACTCCCCGTCTCCCAGTCTCCCTAACCACAGGCAATCGCATCAGCCCTTAGTAGGTAGACAAGCTCACGTCCTATAAAAATGCAAAGAGGGCCACCTCTACCGTAGATGCTTTCTACAATAGAGATGGCCCGTCCTTTAAGCTAAACCCTTATTGAATGGTATACGTTACAGTAAAGTTCAACTTCTCCTCATAAACAAATGGAGCGTGGTATTGAACATAAACGTTGCCTTCTTCTTTAGGTGTATAAATAATGGAGTGCGAGTAGTTGCCAATTTTGTTACCATATTTGTCGCTTAGCGTATAAGAAACCTCGGGACTACCCTTTTTTTGAATATGAATTCGCTGTCCCTTTTTTACATAAAAAGGTTCCTTAGCGGAAGATCCGCCCGTTGTAATGGAGTAATGCTTGGTCACGCTTTGCTGTGAACTTACAGACTGCTCTACGTGGGCTAGAGCCCCTTGATTGTTACTCCAATTAGCAGCACTTGCTTGTGTCGCCCCGTTATCCAACAAACTTGCGCCCATCATACCTGTAACTCCTAGGACTCCAACTAAGATCACTTTTTTAATCATCCTAATTCCTCCTCAACTTTGTGTACAAGATACTTTGACTGATGCATTAACCACTGTTAAATAAACCAACTTCCACATATACCCATAATAGATTCTTTCGGAAACATTAGCAATAGTATTTTGTATACGTTTTCATATTTATTTTTTTTCATATACACCCGTCCGCTCTTCCAGCAATAAAAAGGCCGAGTCCGGGTACCACTCTGCACCCGAACTCGACCTTTTCTTGAAAAGCAACTCTTTAGGCATCTGGTTTACTGTGGCTGACAACTACCCACACTACTCACAGAACAGCCTTTGAACGACACAGCATCGCTATGTCAGCCTACTCTTTTATAACGCAAATTCATTCGATGAAGCTGATAATACACTTGTTCCATCTTGGTACCCTTTGGAGAGAACGTACGCTTTATACACGGTTCCAGTTGTAATTGCTCTACCGTATATGTCGTTATCAGAGGTGTACAGTATCGTCAAGCTGTCCCCAGACGTGTTAACAACTTTATAACCGTTCGAGGACACACGATTCGCCTCTTCCAAAGTAAAGTTAGTGCCTGATGGAACGACCATAACGGTATAATAAGCGATGTTGTTTTGGTTACTCGG harbors:
- a CDS encoding DUF2306 domain-containing protein — encoded protein: MKKWELGLLLFCSLAIAGYAIAQYTFIDASHNSFLTSKIAIMGQLKSIWYIVLYIHICSSLFPLVLGPFLLYEKWRQRWLRAHRMAGKIYVVSIAFGGISGLYLAMYATGGPVSRLGFAALSIAWMLCTFMAFRRILQKDIQAHRRWMIRSFALTLASVTLRIWIPLFLFVFGGEAFETSYIVIAWLCWVPNLLIAEWYMRRRTPRLPVSLTTGNRISP
- a CDS encoding vWA domain-containing protein encodes the protein MTAQSQKSRKAPAYIIVQLLLIISMFMAPLIGSLPVASAATQQSSKIDAMLVVDVSNSMNTSDANKIGNEAMKMFIDMLSTQGDRVGIVAYTDKIEREKALLEIQSAGDKQELKQFIDQLNRGAYTDNAVGVKEAVKLLKRGADPAHEPMIVLLADGNNYLNKKSSRTQEQSDEELSQAVADAKKQGIPVYTIGLNADGKLNKNVLADIANKTGAKSFITDSADDLPRILSEIFASHLKLKMVPIQSMKGNGSFQEVTINVPNANVLEANISIMSAKPVEVRLTDPAGKSRTIPSQDVMLAKSKSYSLLKLLQPEQGDWKLEVKGVSQDNIDINLVFNYDMELTMEPIPAKTYKQGDEIDIRAQLVSNGQKVQNSELYKNMNAVLHVKDVDTGDVEEIKLKHDGDHFAGTYQIAEKHDYELKVRAEEQSFYRETKPVKISAKSGNGTAGSSKSGSGSASESDEGFPVGTVVIGTGIAIVVAVAAYFAYAAYKKTTRGFVGQLVIEIRDENTGEKTHPQYRKLTGFKGKFNLHQVLQLAAELKETDKIVFVPSKNDRIMLRSGADSTIEKSGRAIDTSSGYELKSGDRITVPLRNVDKTILIEYLV
- a CDS encoding TetR/AcrR family transcriptional regulator, which produces MATNNSKKGTPQAKINRREDIIEAAVAVFSELGYYRATTAQIAERAGISQPYVFKFFESKEGLFIAALERSCERIVDAFNRIEAPFDQLEAHMAEAYTELTNLYRKEIILQVQAQAIPDEPIRQAMRASFQRVHDAILERFTAAGLEQPETRTFYFLSVGMLLNVITVLDMPHLKPC
- a CDS encoding cold-shock protein; this encodes MYNSRKKPQDEMVEEVTSIWSCTNDECKGWMRDNFSFASEPTCPQCKSPMVKSEKKLTVLVNTSPNQSKD
- a CDS encoding tubulin-like doman-containing protein produces the protein MKPVVREHIQQLDVSLGGGIVSEKIRVDTIDNPILIIGLGGTGIDALLRLKYQINRRFKLPQDPISKKKLDKPANVEFLAFETNEQDRGKRYKGIGLDPLNEFVLLSNAEIGGLLQNRSILEPYITDWLSPELSITDGMNGAAGVRQAGRLLLFTKINQVVQAIDKKIKTLSVGTNKKLMVFLLTGLSGGTGSGCFLDISYIVRGIIERDHGSAGIDRVNTLGYLFTPDVNLSNRSLSEHTREYIKKNGYAALKELDYWMNVDSRGERFQQRYGNILTVNSPLAPFNLCHLISATNTEGKLLENAYDYCMNVTAENITNFISSEEKQSGEEFAIHDYISNIRTNIAQMNKAYPANYEYNIIGASSAVLPIEEMTTYLGYRLFSKMDKMFEKAPTQDDVEKFARKLGLDLDTMVKTFESRVPEPLPGYENSERLSYNNVVKMQVVNMDTELEQSFLARAREEYIKAKKQLPGEIVGQFTDQIRRMFLHPEQGPFYVSRLIHTEKGFCLLKMLLSYIETLKENLHHIPRDIETAQEQAMQKLGDAKSAFVSKDKKKNFYIDAKINEYWLHADLERTEQMIEFYEDLHALLNRENNRIYSVYTEILNALNSIFDKNGDILINGDEQTDHKGNRTYYWNIVSVPDIAKTISKVMEQKEVDDLIRDFATELLEHSDQWIKEQDIDIVSSISEFLTDKFGDLITQSMEEFLIMKFGHDESIEKFVERNIASKLDDEAVPVFHLSNSSGNLYFPSWGFVSVPLQAPSILKGIRNYQNNSVGKSHFTIKESNVKNRIFWLNTKNGVPLFVYTPLKVYEESYERTILDKEGIGRHLVQTDKVNWTYLPSPIPQKSWGDTYVNSRVQDYNGRIRAAFDKALELKVIVEKGVDHNTSNRFEVKFTKPFDLAKVLGGYDMQLQASKPNLGEVKRAFIDLKRMLTDGLEPEATKDIFGSINEELAKENLIRTPELIDRVREELAKYEAIRAKAAELEQVLSLHQDEEKLQDQFIEALYTGTICKKGALFVYDRDPEEEAWEPFANLMKIRSYVEFEVYEQFRALDEKSRSTLMRKATRRAGELTASEDVTPLLEKLEELYSAFLEARDSLEYEKVELANGEEAYQFYKQLVTKLNAIRRKLK